The following are from one region of the Paenibacillus protaetiae genome:
- a CDS encoding helix-turn-helix domain-containing protein yields MTMGDRLKLLRVSRNLSQDAVARAIGITRSAYSHYEINNRQPVYETLIKLSSFFNVSIDYIIEGDSRKSAAEVAPETQQIIELLNTMDESKRKQSIDKMLNAIRTDSR; encoded by the coding sequence ATGACGATGGGAGATCGCCTCAAGTTGCTTCGAGTCAGTCGGAATTTGTCTCAGGATGCGGTAGCGCGAGCCATTGGCATTACCCGATCCGCATACAGCCATTACGAAATCAACAACCGCCAGCCTGTTTACGAGACGCTGATTAAGCTGTCTTCTTTTTTTAATGTATCCATTGATTACATTATTGAAGGAGATTCCCGCAAATCAGCGGCGGAAGTGGCGCCTGAGACACAGCAAATTATTGAGCTGTTGAATACGATGGACGAAAGCAAACGCAAGCAATCCATTGACAAAATGCTGAATGCCATCCGTACCGACAGCCGGTAA
- the gyrA gene encoding DNA gyrase subunit A, with the protein MSMLESFLPAFLEEVVGDRFGRYSKYIIQDRAIPDVRDGLKPVQRRILYAMYESGNTPDKPYRKSAKTVGDVMGNYHPHGDSSIYEGMVRMAQPWKMGHVLVDGHGNWGSLDDDPAAAMRYTEARLSSIAMELLRDIDKRTVQFKDNFDNTAKEPVVLPSRYPNLLVNGASGISAGFATEIPTHNLREVIDACIAVMANADITLDELMQIVKGPDFPTGGIIMGGEGIREAYTTGKGRIYVRAKTEIEDLRGGKQQIVITEIPYQVVKARLVTAMENIRLEKKVEGIAEVRDETGRNGLRIVVELKKDADAEGILAYLLKKTDLQTTYNFNMVAIVNKQPQQLGLKPILQAYIGHQKEVVTYRTQYELEKAEDRAHVLEGLVKALNLLDEVIATIKASKNRADAQHNLVEKFAFTERQADAILTLQLYRLTNLEISSLEKEHKEILKRISYLKSILDSEKKLLGVIKDELVEIRDKYAIERRSAIQQEVEELKVNLEVMINSEDVLVTLSREGYVKRTSMLSFTRSGGELDSSGVKEGDVISDLLLVNTLDNLLLFTRKGQYYMLPVHQVPEFKWKDNGTAIVNVIPLPKDDSIVSVIPVKDFNDEASSLVFVTKRGNVKRTLLKDYMTTRSTAIAACKVADGDEVVDVKLSDGKKQLLLVSKLGMSIRFEESEVNPMGRVAGGVRGMSLKDDDEIIGFEFVFDDEGELLVLSDMGYAKRSLLLDYPIQGRGGKGVQTFEFKEGKRVKPNGTALVSAYYCREPLQLLLVTSSGASHLLNSEKTPIEERKSVGRIVAQLDKDERIDIVAKRR; encoded by the coding sequence ATGAGTATGCTGGAGTCTTTTTTACCGGCGTTTCTGGAGGAGGTCGTAGGCGACCGCTTCGGGCGCTATTCCAAATATATCATCCAGGACCGGGCTATTCCTGACGTGCGTGACGGGCTGAAGCCCGTGCAGCGCCGGATTCTGTATGCGATGTACGAATCCGGCAATACGCCGGACAAGCCGTACCGCAAATCGGCGAAAACCGTCGGCGACGTCATGGGCAATTACCATCCGCACGGGGATTCATCGATATATGAAGGGATGGTCCGGATGGCACAGCCTTGGAAGATGGGGCATGTGCTGGTGGACGGGCACGGCAACTGGGGGTCGCTTGACGATGACCCGGCTGCGGCGATGCGTTATACGGAAGCGCGGCTTTCTTCCATCGCAATGGAGCTGCTGCGTGATATTGATAAGCGGACGGTTCAATTTAAAGATAATTTTGACAATACGGCAAAAGAGCCGGTTGTGCTGCCTTCCCGTTACCCGAATTTGCTGGTGAACGGCGCAAGCGGAATTTCGGCCGGATTTGCGACGGAAATCCCGACTCATAACTTGCGTGAAGTTATCGACGCTTGCATTGCGGTTATGGCCAATGCGGACATTACGCTGGACGAGCTCATGCAGATCGTCAAAGGCCCGGATTTCCCGACCGGCGGCATCATTATGGGCGGCGAAGGCATACGCGAAGCTTATACGACTGGCAAAGGGCGGATTTATGTCCGCGCCAAAACGGAAATTGAAGATCTTCGCGGCGGCAAGCAGCAGATCGTCATTACGGAAATTCCGTATCAGGTGGTCAAAGCCCGCCTAGTTACCGCGATGGAAAACATCCGCCTGGAGAAAAAGGTGGAAGGCATTGCCGAGGTGCGCGACGAAACGGGCCGGAACGGGCTCCGCATCGTGGTGGAGCTGAAGAAGGACGCGGATGCGGAAGGGATTTTGGCTTATTTGCTGAAAAAAACCGATCTGCAGACGACGTATAACTTCAACATGGTAGCAATTGTGAACAAGCAGCCGCAGCAGCTTGGCCTCAAGCCGATTTTGCAGGCATATATCGGGCACCAGAAAGAAGTAGTGACCTACCGCACCCAATATGAGCTGGAGAAAGCGGAGGACCGTGCCCACGTTCTGGAAGGCCTTGTGAAGGCGCTGAATTTGCTGGATGAAGTGATCGCAACGATCAAAGCTTCCAAAAACCGCGCCGATGCCCAGCACAATCTCGTCGAGAAGTTTGCGTTCACCGAACGCCAGGCTGACGCGATCTTGACGCTGCAGCTGTACCGGCTGACGAATTTGGAAATTTCGTCGCTTGAAAAAGAACATAAAGAAATATTGAAGCGGATCAGCTACCTGAAGTCGATTCTGGACAGCGAGAAGAAGCTGCTTGGCGTCATCAAAGACGAGCTGGTTGAAATACGTGACAAATATGCTATCGAACGCCGCTCTGCGATTCAGCAGGAAGTGGAGGAATTGAAGGTCAACCTGGAGGTGATGATCAACTCCGAGGATGTGCTGGTGACGCTCAGCCGGGAAGGGTATGTAAAACGGACAAGCATGTTGTCCTTTACCCGCTCAGGCGGCGAACTCGACAGCTCGGGCGTCAAGGAAGGCGATGTCATCTCCGACCTGCTGCTCGTGAATACGCTTGACAATTTGCTCCTGTTTACGCGCAAAGGGCAATATTATATGCTTCCGGTGCACCAGGTACCGGAATTTAAATGGAAAGATAACGGCACCGCGATCGTCAATGTTATCCCGCTGCCAAAAGACGATTCGATTGTTAGCGTCATACCGGTGAAAGATTTTAATGACGAAGCAAGTTCGCTTGTGTTTGTAACGAAACGCGGCAATGTCAAGCGGACACTGCTGAAGGACTATATGACGACCCGCTCAACTGCTATTGCGGCATGCAAAGTAGCCGATGGCGACGAGGTCGTGGATGTGAAGCTCAGCGACGGCAAAAAACAGCTGCTGCTTGTCAGCAAGCTTGGCATGAGCATCCGGTTTGAAGAAAGCGAAGTGAATCCGATGGGGCGCGTGGCAGGCGGGGTGCGCGGCATGTCGCTGAAGGATGACGATGAAATAATCGGCTTTGAATTTGTGTTTGACGATGAGGGCGAACTGCTGGTGTTGTCGGATATGGGTTATGCCAAACGAAGTTTGCTGCTTGATTATCCGATTCAAGGCAGAGGCGGCAAAGGCGTGCAAACATTTGAGTTTAAAGAGGGCAAGCGGGTGAAACCTAACGGTACAGCACTTGTATCCGCTTATTATTGCCGCGAGCCGCTGCAGCTGCTGCTTGTCACTTCGTCTGGCGCAAGCCATTTGCTCAATTCGGAAAAAACACCGATAGAGGAACGCAAATCGGTCGGCCGTATTGTTGCGCAATTAGATAAGGACGAACGTATCGACATTGTAGCGAAACGCCGTTAA
- a CDS encoding RluA family pseudouridine synthase produces the protein MKDGKSLTPAIPILFEDNHLLAVVKPPGVPSQEDESGDPDMLTLLKLDLKERYGKPGNVFLGLVHRLDRPVGGAMIFAKTSKAASRLSEAVRSRTFGKTYICIVQGKPAAAKGQLKHYIRKDKSRNQVTVFDYAAPEAKDAVLDYTVIASNGSYSLVSVKLHTGRPHQIRAQMAHIGCPLVGDRKYGTAPVSGVPDIALWSTSVTVPHPVTKEQLTFTSIPHGQPWEWWSRDELERASSLFL, from the coding sequence ATGAAGGACGGCAAAAGCTTAACGCCGGCTATCCCGATCTTGTTTGAGGACAACCACCTGCTTGCAGTCGTAAAGCCGCCAGGCGTTCCTTCGCAAGAGGACGAATCCGGCGATCCCGATATGCTGACGCTGCTGAAGCTGGATTTGAAAGAGCGGTACGGCAAACCCGGCAACGTCTTTTTAGGTCTGGTCCATCGTTTGGACCGGCCTGTCGGCGGGGCGATGATTTTCGCCAAAACGTCCAAAGCCGCTTCCCGCCTATCGGAAGCGGTCCGCAGCCGTACCTTTGGCAAAACCTATATCTGTATCGTGCAGGGCAAGCCTGCCGCTGCGAAAGGCCAGTTGAAGCATTATATCCGGAAGGATAAAAGCCGCAACCAGGTGACTGTATTTGATTACGCCGCACCGGAAGCCAAAGATGCCGTGCTTGACTATACGGTTATTGCTTCAAACGGGAGTTATTCCCTGGTTTCCGTCAAGCTTCATACCGGCCGGCCGCATCAGATCCGAGCGCAAATGGCGCACATCGGATGCCCGCTTGTTGGTGACCGCAAATATGGCACGGCTCCGGTTTCCGGCGTGCCGGACATTGCGTTATGGTCAACTTCCGTGACCGTCCCCCATCCTGTAACGAAGGAACAGCTCACCTTTACGTCCATCCCGCATGGCCAGCCGTGGGAATGGTGGAGCCGCGACGAGCTGGAAAGAGCGTCCTCCCTGTTTCTATAA
- a CDS encoding CapA family protein, with protein MRQRRKRRKHRVLNLWLLVFSLAGLVFIGWSAGWDRIFTEPAALNGSHHSSPPAAGSPQASSDSAQTAGSSPSGLPGSSASPNPASPVPTPRSEPEYRTAVWMAVGDVMMHTPELPGAYDRKQKRYNFDPYFEQVKPILGQGDWVLANLETPVAGKQYGYNGYPNFNAPDELLEALQHSGFNVLTFANNHMLDQGEQGLLNTVEQIKHYGFATKGAAASQEESDQAVIVEQNGIKMGLLAYTYGTNGHQITSGRSYLASYINEAKMKQDIQTIRKAGADFVVVALHFGVEYETEPNEEQKRLARSLIAEGADIVAGSHSHVLQPYEVVQTATEDGKPREGLILYSMGNFLSNQRGDTKDYGAIFRLTVKQNREDGSIQLDDIEAIPTWVYRYREGDFFQYRILPVEQTLAQEASKQLTDQEYAAMQKTYDALQTRLHEWQ; from the coding sequence ATGAGGCAACGACGAAAGCGCAGAAAACACCGGGTGCTTAACCTATGGCTCCTGGTGTTCTCGTTAGCAGGACTCGTCTTCATAGGCTGGTCCGCCGGCTGGGACCGGATATTTACGGAACCGGCCGCTCTTAACGGTTCGCATCATTCATCCCCGCCTGCAGCTGGAAGTCCTCAGGCATCGTCTGACAGCGCTCAGACGGCCGGCAGCAGCCCGTCAGGGCTGCCAGGCTCCTCGGCCTCTCCCAATCCTGCATCCCCCGTTCCAACCCCCAGATCGGAACCTGAATACCGTACTGCCGTATGGATGGCGGTCGGGGACGTTATGATGCATACGCCGGAGCTTCCGGGCGCTTATGACCGAAAGCAAAAGCGATATAATTTTGATCCTTATTTCGAACAGGTTAAGCCGATTTTAGGGCAAGGGGACTGGGTGCTGGCCAATTTGGAAACGCCGGTAGCGGGCAAACAATACGGCTACAACGGCTACCCGAATTTCAACGCGCCGGACGAACTGTTGGAAGCGCTTCAGCACAGCGGCTTTAACGTACTTACTTTCGCCAACAACCATATGCTCGATCAAGGCGAGCAAGGGCTGCTGAACACGGTCGAGCAAATCAAGCACTACGGCTTTGCAACCAAAGGGGCGGCAGCGAGCCAGGAAGAATCGGACCAAGCCGTTATTGTCGAGCAAAACGGCATCAAGATGGGACTGCTCGCGTACACCTATGGGACGAACGGCCATCAGATTACATCCGGCCGGAGCTACCTTGCTTCCTATATTAACGAAGCTAAGATGAAACAGGATATTCAAACGATAAGGAAAGCAGGCGCTGATTTTGTAGTGGTAGCCTTGCATTTTGGAGTCGAGTATGAAACGGAGCCTAATGAGGAACAAAAGAGGCTTGCGCGCTCGTTAATTGCGGAAGGTGCAGATATTGTGGCAGGTTCACATTCGCATGTGCTGCAGCCTTATGAAGTGGTGCAGACCGCAACAGAGGACGGCAAACCCCGCGAAGGACTTATCCTTTATTCGATGGGCAATTTTCTTTCCAATCAGCGGGGCGATACCAAAGACTATGGAGCGATATTCCGGTTGACCGTCAAACAAAACAGGGAAGACGGTTCCATCCAGCTGGACGATATTGAAGCGATTCCGACATGGGTTTACCGGTACCGCGAAGGCGACTTTTTCCAATACCGCATTCTTCCAGTCGAACAGACATTAGCGCAAGAAGCGAGCAAGCAGCTAACGGATCAAGAATACGCTGCTATGCAAAAAACGTACGATGCGCTTCAGACGCGGCTGCATGAATGGCAGTAG
- a CDS encoding MFS transporter gives MEEQLEQPASAKLWTKSFIALTVSYLLLFLCLQMLLSPFPTYVKDKFNPSDFTVSLVISVFAFAAIISRFVTASLMRNHKRNLPMMFTGLALASVATAIYPFASSVAVLLVLRVLFGIGFGMASTIMPTIVAKIIPGNRMGEGIGYFGMSTTLAMSVGPIIGLSVLDGFGFGTLAAMGTAAGIISMPLAHIAAGRRKLPAANAASVRTAPSSPGAAPKPKSPFNKKLLLPCALNVLLSLTYGGLLSFLALYGKEKHIGSIALFFLFNALAAFIVRPISGRLFDSKGHIAVIVPGAVFSFIGLILISYTSSLPLLILSGLFYGIGYGAIQPTLQAWMLQISQPHEHGTANGLYYNALDFGVAIGSMLLGVIASATSYGMMYRFSSLSMVLFVVIYIITLAAVRRKRQHNVQLQQMS, from the coding sequence GTGGAAGAACAACTAGAGCAACCTGCTTCAGCCAAACTTTGGACCAAATCGTTTATAGCGCTCACCGTCAGCTATTTGCTGCTTTTTTTATGTTTGCAAATGTTATTATCCCCATTTCCGACTTATGTAAAAGACAAATTTAATCCAAGCGACTTTACCGTCAGCCTCGTCATCAGCGTATTTGCTTTTGCAGCCATCATCTCCCGCTTTGTTACCGCTTCTCTGATGCGGAACCATAAACGCAACCTGCCGATGATGTTTACCGGCCTTGCCCTTGCCTCTGTCGCAACGGCGATATACCCGTTTGCAAGTTCAGTTGCAGTGCTGCTCGTGCTGCGCGTCCTGTTTGGCATCGGCTTTGGTATGGCCAGCACGATTATGCCGACCATTGTAGCCAAAATCATCCCGGGGAACCGGATGGGCGAAGGCATCGGCTACTTCGGAATGTCCACGACACTGGCCATGTCGGTTGGCCCGATCATCGGCCTTTCCGTTCTGGACGGCTTTGGTTTTGGAACACTCGCCGCGATGGGAACGGCTGCAGGCATCATTTCGATGCCGCTTGCCCATATCGCAGCGGGCCGGCGCAAGCTGCCGGCGGCAAACGCCGCTTCAGTGCGAACTGCACCATCATCGCCCGGCGCCGCTCCTAAACCAAAAAGCCCGTTTAATAAGAAGCTGTTGCTGCCATGTGCGCTTAATGTGCTTCTATCGCTTACGTACGGCGGGCTGCTAAGCTTTCTGGCACTGTACGGCAAGGAAAAACATATCGGCAGCATTGCGTTGTTTTTCTTGTTTAACGCATTAGCCGCCTTTATTGTCCGGCCTATTTCGGGCCGCCTGTTCGACTCCAAGGGGCATATCGCCGTTATTGTACCCGGCGCAGTGTTCAGCTTTATCGGGCTTATTCTCATCTCTTACACGTCGTCGCTGCCGCTTCTGATCTTGTCCGGTTTATTTTATGGCATTGGATATGGCGCTATTCAGCCGACGCTGCAGGCGTGGATGCTGCAAATCTCGCAGCCGCATGAGCATGGCACGGCCAACGGTTTGTATTACAATGCGCTGGATTTTGGCGTAGCTATCGGCTCAATGCTGCTTGGCGTCATCGCCTCCGCCACCAGCTACGGCATGATGTACCGGTTCAGCTCATTATCCATGGTGCTGTTTGTTGTAATCTATATCATTACACTGGCTGCTGTACGGCGGAAGCGCCAGCACAACGTCCAGCTTCAGCAAATGTCATAA
- a CDS encoding MarR family transcriptional regulator, with protein MVSDDFTRVWSKLTREWKLTLEQSLAPLTEGQLGVLELLLQHEPMKPSDLLQYLSTTPAAITTLLDRMERNELIVRTRDESDRRIVWVTVTEKGKAETQRGLEVRSKVIEQSLDRISAHNQQLLVYLLGKVANM; from the coding sequence ATGGTTTCTGATGATTTTACTAGAGTATGGTCCAAATTAACGCGGGAATGGAAGCTGACACTGGAACAATCGCTTGCTCCGTTGACGGAGGGCCAGCTTGGGGTGCTGGAGCTGCTGCTGCAGCATGAACCAATGAAGCCTTCGGATTTGCTTCAGTATTTATCGACGACGCCGGCTGCCATTACAACCTTGCTCGACCGGATGGAACGCAATGAGCTAATTGTACGTACAAGAGATGAAAGCGACCGGAGAATTGTATGGGTGACAGTTACAGAGAAAGGAAAGGCGGAGACCCAGCGCGGTCTGGAGGTCCGCTCCAAAGTAATTGAGCAGTCTCTGGACCGCATCTCCGCCCATAATCAGCAGCTGCTTGTTTATTTGCTTGGCAAAGTCGCCAATATGTAA
- a CDS encoding type 1 glutamine amidotransferase, giving the protein MRIAALKHFSFDDESVVERWAKRNGFTMAVMEPNNGGVFPHQDNFDMLVIFGGPMSVYEEESHPWLREEKAFLREAIHSGKHILGICLGAQLIAEVLGAKVTRNRVKEIGWHTVYRTASKHPLFAGMPTSFPSFHWHGDVFELPDGAELLAYSEATPHQAFAYGDRVLALQFHLETSYSCMETMVDRWAEELCEAPYIQSAGAIRGQHIQSGRSELLLHHLLDRVAQPALLI; this is encoded by the coding sequence ATGCGCATAGCGGCGTTAAAACATTTTTCTTTTGACGATGAATCGGTGGTCGAACGGTGGGCAAAGCGCAACGGATTTACGATGGCTGTCATGGAGCCGAATAACGGAGGAGTGTTTCCGCACCAGGACAACTTCGATATGCTTGTTATATTTGGCGGACCGATGAGCGTATATGAAGAAGAAAGCCATCCTTGGCTGCGCGAGGAGAAGGCGTTTCTCCGCGAAGCGATCCATAGCGGCAAGCATATACTCGGCATCTGCCTTGGCGCGCAATTGATTGCAGAAGTGCTAGGCGCTAAAGTAACGCGCAACCGGGTGAAGGAAATCGGCTGGCATACGGTTTATCGAACGGCTTCTAAACATCCGCTTTTTGCCGGTATGCCAACTTCCTTCCCCAGCTTTCATTGGCATGGGGATGTGTTTGAGCTTCCGGACGGGGCGGAGCTGCTTGCGTATTCCGAAGCGACGCCGCATCAGGCGTTTGCTTACGGCGACCGCGTACTGGCGCTGCAATTCCATCTGGAAACGTCGTACAGCTGTATGGAGACGATGGTGGACCGCTGGGCGGAGGAGCTGTGCGAAGCGCCTTACATCCAATCCGCCGGGGCTATTCGCGGCCAGCATATCCAAAGCGGGCGGTCCGAGCTGCTGCTGCATCATTTGCTGGATCGCGTAGCCCAGCCGGCGCTGCTTATATAA
- a CDS encoding class I SAM-dependent methyltransferase, giving the protein MYLADKWTDYEVIDTGGGEKLERWGSYILRRPDPQIIWPIANESGLWKQADGHYHRSSSGGGQWEFKKNLPERWTISYGDLSFHIHPTNFKHTGLFPEQAVNWSWMMDKIKSAGRPIRVLNLFAYSGGATIAAAAAGAEVVHVDAAKGMVQWAKENAELSGLKDHPIRYITDDVFKFVQREQRRGRQYDAIIMDPPSYGRGPKGETWKLEENLYPFLEFCTTILSDNPLFLLINSYTTGLSPSVLHNLLHMTMHGKYGGMINCGEIGLPITASGLNLPCGILGRWESK; this is encoded by the coding sequence ATGTACTTAGCAGACAAATGGACCGACTACGAGGTCATAGATACAGGCGGCGGCGAGAAACTTGAGCGGTGGGGCAGTTATATTTTGCGCAGGCCCGATCCTCAAATTATTTGGCCCATTGCGAACGAAAGCGGCTTGTGGAAGCAGGCGGACGGGCACTATCACCGCAGCTCCTCCGGCGGCGGCCAATGGGAATTCAAAAAAAATCTCCCTGAGCGATGGACGATTTCATACGGCGATCTGTCGTTTCATATTCACCCGACCAACTTTAAGCATACCGGATTGTTTCCCGAGCAGGCCGTTAACTGGAGCTGGATGATGGATAAAATCAAATCCGCCGGCCGGCCTATTCGGGTGCTTAACCTGTTTGCTTATTCCGGCGGCGCAACGATAGCCGCAGCTGCTGCAGGCGCTGAAGTTGTTCACGTCGACGCCGCCAAAGGCATGGTGCAGTGGGCGAAAGAAAACGCCGAGCTGTCCGGCCTGAAGGATCATCCGATCCGTTATATTACGGATGACGTGTTTAAATTTGTACAACGCGAGCAGCGCCGCGGACGGCAGTATGACGCCATAATTATGGATCCGCCATCCTATGGCCGCGGTCCAAAAGGCGAAACATGGAAGCTGGAAGAAAACTTGTATCCGTTCCTCGAATTTTGCACAACGATCTTGTCGGACAATCCATTGTTCCTGCTGATCAATTCCTATACGACAGGCCTGTCGCCGTCCGTGCTGCATAATCTGCTTCATATGACGATGCACGGCAAATACGGCGGCATGATTAACTGCGGCGAAATCGGGCTGCCGATAACCGCTTCCGGCCTTAACCTGCCATGCGGCATTTTGGGACGATGGGAGTCTAAGTAA
- the araA gene encoding L-arabinose isomerase, with the protein MLQVKPYTFWFVTGSQHLYGPETLEEVADHSRAIVHAFNEDRTFPYALECKPVATTPEEIYRLCVEAKADSSCAGIIAWMHTFSPAKMWIAGLAELRKPLLHLHTQFNRDIPWDTIDMDFMNTNQSAHGDREFGHIFARLGLERKVVTGHWQDGETRGRIAGWMASAAAQMESRCLKVARFGDNMREVAVTEGDKVEAQIKFGWSISGYGIGDLAERVNAVSDAQVKALLEQYLTVYDIAQATRENEVSWASIGYQARIELGLKSFLEEGGFTAFTTTFEDLYGMKQLPGLAVQRLMEQGYGFGGEGDWKTAALTRVVKLIAGNQGTSFMEDYTYHLEKGNEMVLGAHMLEVCPTIADSRPRVEVHPLGIGGKADPARLVFDGRTGAAVVASLINLGSRFRLIINEVDALKPEQAMPKLPVARVLWKPQPSLRESAESWIYAGGAHHTVFSYTATTEQLLDWAAAAGIETVVIDKQTTVRGLRNELRWNDIYYRS; encoded by the coding sequence ATGCTGCAAGTAAAACCCTACACGTTTTGGTTCGTAACCGGCAGTCAGCACTTGTACGGACCGGAGACGCTGGAAGAGGTTGCTGATCACTCCCGGGCGATCGTTCATGCATTTAACGAGGACCGTACGTTTCCGTATGCTCTTGAATGTAAGCCGGTGGCGACAACGCCGGAAGAGATTTACCGATTATGTGTCGAAGCCAAAGCGGACAGCAGCTGTGCGGGCATTATCGCCTGGATGCACACGTTCTCTCCGGCAAAAATGTGGATTGCAGGCTTGGCGGAGCTTCGCAAGCCGCTGCTGCATCTGCATACGCAATTTAACCGGGATATCCCGTGGGACACGATTGATATGGATTTTATGAATACGAATCAATCCGCGCATGGCGACCGCGAATTTGGCCATATTTTCGCGCGGCTTGGCTTGGAACGGAAAGTCGTGACCGGCCACTGGCAGGATGGGGAGACGCGCGGGCGGATAGCCGGCTGGATGGCATCGGCTGCTGCACAGATGGAAAGCCGATGCCTGAAAGTGGCGCGATTTGGCGATAATATGCGGGAAGTTGCCGTTACCGAAGGCGACAAGGTCGAAGCGCAAATTAAGTTCGGCTGGTCGATTAGCGGCTACGGTATCGGTGATTTGGCTGAACGAGTAAACGCTGTCTCCGACGCACAAGTGAAAGCGCTGCTGGAACAATACTTAACGGTCTACGACATTGCGCAGGCAACGCGCGAGAATGAAGTTTCGTGGGCGTCGATTGGCTATCAGGCGCGAATCGAGCTTGGCTTGAAGTCATTTTTGGAAGAGGGCGGTTTCACCGCCTTCACGACAACATTTGAGGATTTGTATGGCATGAAGCAGCTTCCAGGCCTTGCAGTACAGCGCCTGATGGAACAAGGCTACGGCTTTGGAGGCGAAGGCGACTGGAAGACAGCGGCTCTAACCCGGGTCGTGAAGCTCATTGCCGGCAATCAAGGAACGTCCTTTATGGAGGACTACACTTATCATCTCGAAAAAGGCAATGAAATGGTGTTGGGCGCGCACATGCTGGAAGTATGCCCGACGATTGCGGACAGCCGTCCGCGTGTCGAAGTGCACCCGCTTGGCATTGGAGGCAAAGCAGATCCGGCGCGCCTTGTGTTTGACGGCCGAACAGGGGCGGCGGTTGTCGCCTCACTTATTAATCTGGGCAGCCGCTTCCGGCTTATTATTAACGAGGTGGACGCGTTGAAGCCGGAACAAGCGATGCCGAAGCTCCCGGTCGCGCGTGTGCTCTGGAAACCGCAGCCGTCCTTGCGGGAATCGGCGGAAAGCTGGATTTATGCCGGCGGGGCGCATCACACCGTATTCTCATATACAGCGACAACCGAACAGTTGCTGGACTGGGCGGCAGCCGCCGGGATTGAAACCGTTGTTATTGACAAACAAACAACGGTGCGCGGGCTGCGCAATGAGCTGCGCTGGAACGATATTTATTACCGGTCGTAA